One genomic window of Cheilinus undulatus linkage group 7, ASM1832078v1, whole genome shotgun sequence includes the following:
- the LOC121511920 gene encoding cytochrome P450 2J6-like, giving the protein MDSLSSVVGAYVTWDVKSLLLFIAMFILTIDYIKNRQPASFPPGPWALPIVGNIFSLDHNRTHESMTQLSGKYGDVFSLRMGQEWMVVLNGFEVLKEALVNQGDSFSDRPPLPLYMDMSNGLGVVLSNGHLWKQQRRFALSTLRNFGLGKKTLEPVILDELTYCLKKFKSYEGKPFNPHLHINNAVSNIICSMVFGHRFEYTDKKFRTLIGDFEKVVVSQTSIWAQFYNSFPKLMRYMPGQHHTFLKVSSDIKDFIREELKDHKQHWDPSDQRDYIDCYLNEIEMNKGKADSTFDEENLVECVWDLFLAGSETTSTTLRWAFLYMAKYPEIQAKVQAEIDRVIGQSRPPSTEDRVNLPYTEAVIHEVQRMSNIVPLSVPHMTNRDVQLRGYTIPKGITVIPNLTTVLFDKNEWETPFTFNPRHFLNEEGKFVKQAAFIPFSAGKRLCLGENLAKMELFLFFTSFMQHFTFSMPAGVKPVLDFIYGITLAPCHYEICATPRM; this is encoded by the exons atggattcgcTGTCTTCTGTAGTTGGAGCTTATGTGACCTGGGATGTCAAAAGTCTGCTTCTCTTCATTGCAATGTTTATCCTCACTATAGATTATATTAAGAACCGCCAACCTGCAAGCTTCCCTCCAGGACCATGGGCTCTACCTATCGTTGGCAACATCTTCTCTTTAGACCACAACAGGACCCATGAGAGTATGACACAG TTATCAGGGAAATATGGAGATGTGTTCAGCCTGAGAATGGGTCAGGAGTGGATGGTGGTCTTGAATGGCTTTGAGGTTCTGAAAGAAGCTCTTGTAAATCAGGGGGACAGTTTTTCTGACCGCCCACCCCTCCCTCTGTATATGGACATGTCCAATGGTCTAG GTGTTGTTTTAAGTAATGGACACTTGTGGAAGCAGCAGAGGCGTTTTGCTCTTTCAACCCTCAGAAATTTTGGACTTGGCAAGAAGACACTTGAGCCTGTGATTCTTGATGAATTAACATATTgtttaaagaaatttaagaGTTATGAAG GTAAGCCCTTCAATCCCCACCTCCACATAAACAACGCTGTCTCCAACATTATCTGCTCCATGGTTTTCGGGCATCGCTTTGAGTACACTGATAAGAAGTTCAGGACACTGATAGGTGACTTTGAGAAAGTGGTCGTGAGTCAAACATCAATTTGGGCACAG TTTTACAACTCATTCCCTAAGCTGATGAGATACATGCCAGGACAACATCATACATTCCTGAAGGTTTCTAGTGATATAAAGGACTTCATAAGAGAAGAGCTTAAGGATCACAAGCAACACTGGGATCCCTCAGACCAAAGAGACTACATTGACTGCTACCTGAATGAGATAGAGATG AACAAGGGGAAGGCTGACAGCACTTTTGATGAAGAGAACTTGGTAGAATGTGTCTGGGATCTTTTCTTGGCTGGTTCAGAGACCACATCCACCACCCTCCGCTGGGCTTTCCTCTACATGGCAAAGTACCCTGAGATCCAGG CAAAAGTCCAGGCTGAAATAGACAGAGTTATTGGACAGTCCAGGCCACCATCAACGGAAGATCGTGTTAACCTGCCCTATACTGAGGCGGTCATCCATGAGGTCCAGAGAATGAGCAACATAGTTCCTCTCAGTGTGCCACATATGACCAACAGAGATGTCCAGCTGAGAGGCTACACTATCCCAAAG GGGATCACAGTCATTCCCAATTTGACCACAGTCCTGTTTGACAAGAATGAATGGGAGACACCCTTCACCTTCAACCCCAGACACTTTCTGAATGAGGAGGGCAAGTTTGTGAAGCAGGCTGCTTTCATCCCTTTCTCTGCAG GAAAGCGGCTGTGCCTTGGTGAGAACCTGGCAAAGATggagctttttctttttttcacctcGTTCATGCAACACTTCACCTTCTCCATGCCTGCTGGGGTGAAACCAGTGCTGGACTTCATCTATGGGATCACTCTGGCTCCATGTCATTATGAAATCTGTGCAACCCCACGCATGTAG